One genomic region from Drosophila subpulchrella strain 33 F10 #4 breed RU33 chromosome 2R, RU_Dsub_v1.1 Primary Assembly, whole genome shotgun sequence encodes:
- the LOC119551866 gene encoding uncharacterized protein LOC119551866 produces MANKCRCGALTLGGENRGVFCEGPLLDAVQRSKMFPDCKHFVDMNCIFTPAQTLADFNMFSNCRKNDGSLRFLQMFVEKHFNDPGSELEPWVPPDWKTQPSFLIRISDPEIKQFGSDVNRLWKQLGRRIKDEVKENPDHYSILYTPNPFIVPSSNCREYRYWDSFWIVRGLLQCGMHQTARGMIDNYLSLVQQYGFVPGCGRIYCSGRSNPPLLIMMVKAYVEVTRDEKYAIKSLPILETEYETFISKHSVQVKGKTMYQYRDSSAGPRPEAYREDLESVASIQSPVSREVMYTELKSASESGMEFSSRWFVTADGSNEGSLRDTKTSAIVPVELNAIVFRSGKILAEFNRKAGNTQKADEYQDKACGLVKAIRDNLWNAQAGIWLDYDLVNNKPRNYFCCTNFAPLWARAFPLVDTDKVSKGVMQYIRTNNLDEQYGGVPYTMNKESGQKWDYPNVFPPMMFLVVEGLDNLGTPQAKAMSKRWAHRWVKSNYAAYKYESFMFEKYFCEEFGTSGGACPEHTPVGYGWTNGVVIEFLCKYGKEISLADDLDEGCKCKDRGSKTAGGNEYIITSEANMEEQPSKKCMCGAPSAVGAASNKSSTATSTRNSLSNGNQKQQQTDDGCSCGIAQKQRSQAQQGHAGLDGTCSCGPGAGQQQQKSQQQMQGNNAGGCGVCGPQKQQQQKSQQQIQGNNAGGCGVCGSQKPQQSQAQMQRSQMQPGQHGPDCSCGARSQQPQPGMQGRDCSASAKGAPSAASCGVCGTQKHQQSQTQMQRSPPDQDCSGGIGSQQPQQRALGVQHEPDCPCSEQHQKGAGLIVVPRQQPLKDDDCECSMDERELQQMQQQQKQQDCKQQQRQQQQEFQRQQQQMESEQKQQDCTSKPQPQDCSQHLKSQQQSEGPCGCMGEEDRKEQHDQDPRTGHYFPVTDKVDDGCTAEKETPRDSGCDGCGKDDCPDPSQEDCGCNGGAEKVQQAPVPECAQPKPQQYEAPEDCGCSAAQGQGQVQGRAPPPPPPAPPATSICPHCGGLTTESQTDWRSTHSVGTNRPSLPHDDDCECSKGGGGAGGGQQMRGMGAQSGHSKGVMTGGNGPECGPCKAHMPSDYPAERGPKPLYNKQFPLADPVSMAGTCPPKTETTKKKKCCNCDEKEEND; encoded by the exons ATGGCAAATAAGTGCCGCTGCGGTGCACTGACTTTAGGCGGGGAGAACAG GGGTGTTTTCTGCGAGGGTCCCCTGCTGGATGCTGTCCAGAGGTCAAAGATGTTTCCCGACTGCAAACACTTTGTGGACATGAACTGCATTTTCACACCTGCCCAAACGCTGGCCGACTTCAATATGTTTAGCAATTGCCGCAAGAACGATGGCTCCCTGAGGTTCCTGCAAATGTTTGTCGAG AAACACTTCAATGATCCTGGTTCGGAGCTGGAGCCCTGGGTTCCGCCGGATTGGAAGACCCAGCCCTCGTTTCTTATCAGGATCTCTGATCCCGAGATAAAGCAGTTCGGATCGGATGTCAATCGACTGTGGAAGCAGTTGGGACGGCGGATTAAAGATGAAGTCAAGGAGAACCCCGATCACTATTCCATACTCTACACCCCCAACCCATTTATAGTGCCCTCCTCGAACTGCCGGGAGTATCGCTACTGGGATTCGTTTTGGATCGTTCGGGGTTTACTTCAGTGTGGCATGCATCAAACAGCTCGGGGAATGATCGACAACTATTTGTCACTGGTTCAGCAATATGGTTTTGTGCCCGGATGTGGAAGGATTTACTGTTCAGGACGCTCGAATCCACCATTGTTGATAATGATGGTCAAGGCCTATGTGGAGGTGACCAGGGATGAGAAGTACGCCATTAAATCGTTGCCAATATTGGAGACCGAGTACGAAACATTTATAAGCAAACACTCGGTTCAGGTGAAGGGCAAGACCATGTATCAGTACAGGGATTCCTCTGCGGGTCCGAGACCCGAGGCTTATAGAGAGGATCTGGAGAGTGTGGCCAGCATTCAGTCGCCTGTGTCCCGAGAGGTTATGTACACTGAACTCAAATCGGCCTCCGAATCTGGGATGGAGTTCAGTTCTCGTTGGTTTGTCACCGCTGATGGTTCGAATGAGGGATCTCTCAGGGACACCAAAACCTCTGCCATTGTGCCAGTGGAACTAAATGCCATTGTCTTCCGGAGCGGCAAGATTCTGGCCGAGTTCAATCGCAAAGCGGGCAATACCCAAAAGGCCGATGAGTATCAGGATAAAGCCTGTGGTTTGGTTAAGGCCATTAGGGATAACCTGTGGAACGCCCAGGCTGGGATTTGGCTGGACTACGACCTGGTAAACAATAAGCCTAGGAACTACTTCTGTTGCACCAACTTTGCTCCATTGTGGGCCAGGGCCTTTCCCCTCGTGGACACCGATAAGGTGTCCAAGGGGGTGATGCAGTACATCAGGACCAACAACTTGGATGAGCAGTATGGCGGAGTACCCTATACGATGAACAAGGAATCGGGCCAGAAGTGGGACTATCCCAATGTCTTCCCGCCCATGATGTTCCTGGTCGTCGAGGGACTGGACAACCTGGGCACTCCGCAGGCCAAGGCCATGTCTAAACGGTGGGCCCATCGCTGGGTGAAGTCCAATTATGCGGCCTACAAGTACGAAAGCTTCATGTTCGAGAAG TACTTCTGCGAGGAATTCGGCACTTCCGGCGGGGCTTGTCCAGAGCACACTCCAGTGGGTTACGGCTGGACCAACGGGGTGGTCATCGAGTTCCTCTGCAAGTACGGAAAGGAAATAAGCCTGGCCGACGACCTGGACGAGGGTTGCAAGTGCAAGGACAGAGGATCGAAGACGGCCGGGGGCAACGAGTACATCATTACCAGCGAGGCCAATATGGAGGAGCAGCCCTCCAAGAAGTGCATGTGTGGTGCTCCCTCAGCAGTGGGTGCCGCATCCAACAAATCCTCCACTGCCACAAGTACCCGCAACTCTTTGAGTAATGGTAaccagaagcagcagcagactgATGATGGTTGCTCCTGCGGCATTGCCCAAAAGCAAAGATCTCAGGCGCAGCAAGGACATGCGGGATTGGATGGTACCTGCTCCTGTGGGCCAGGAGCAGGTCAGCAACAACAGAAGTCACAGCAGCAAATGCAGGGTAATAATGCAGGAGGATGCGGAGTTTGTGGACcacagaagcagcagcagcaaaaatcACAGCAGCAAATTCAAGGCAACAATGCAGGGGGCTGTGGAGTTTGTGGATCACAGAAACCACAGCAATCCCAAGCTCAAATGCAGAGATCACAGATGCAACCAGGACAACATGGACCTGATTGCTCATGTGGAGCAAGATCCCAGCAGCCACAGCCAGGAATGCAGGGCAGGGATTGCTCCGCCTCTGCAAAGGGTGCTCCAAGTGCCGCCAGTTGTGGAGTTTGTGGAACGCAGAAGCACCAGCAGTCCCAGACGCAAATGCAGCGATCTCCTCCAGATCAGGATTGCTCTGGCGGCATAGGATCTCAGCAGCCACAGCAGCGAGCCCTGGGAGTCCAGCACGAACCGGATTGTCCTTGCTCCGAGCAGCACCAAAAGGGAGCAGGACTCATTGTTGTACCACGACAGCAACCACTCAAAGATGACGACTGCGAGTGCTCCATGGACGAGCGGGAGTTGCAGCagatgcagcagcaacagaagCAGCAGGATtgcaagcagcagcagcggcagcagcaacaggagTTCCaaaggcagcagcaacagatggAGAGCGAACAGAAGCAACAGGATTGCACCTCGAAGCCACAGCCGCAGGATTGCTCGCAGCATCTCAAGAGTCAGCAGCAATCCGAGGGACCATGTGGCTGCATGGGCGAGGAGGATCGAAAGGAGCAACATGATCAGGACCCCCGGACGGGTCACTACTTTCCAGTGACCGACAAGGTGGACGACGGGTGCACCGCGGAAAAGGAGACTCCAAGAGACTCCGGATGCGATGGTTGTGGCAAGGATGATTGCCCTGATCCTTCGCAAGAGGATTGCGGTTGCAATGGTGGAGCGGAGAAGGTTCAGCAGGCTCCCGTTCCGGAATGTGCTCAACCGAAGCCACAGCAATACGAAGCTCCAGAGGATTGCGGTTGTTCGGCGGCTCAAGGTCAAGGTCAGGTTCAAGGAagagcaccaccaccaccaccaccagcaccacccGCCACCTCTATATGTCCCCATTGTGGAGGTTTAACCACTGAATCCCAGACCGATTGGCGTTCCACCCATTCGGTGGGCACCAATCGACCCTCGTTGCCCCATGATGATGATTGTGAGTGCTCCAAGGGAGGCGGAGGAGCCGGTGGTGGTCAGCAGATGCGTGGCATGGGTGCCCAGAGTGGTCACAGCAAGGGAGTGATGACCGGTGGTAATGGCCCCGAATGCGGTCCCTGCAAGGCTCACATGCCCTCCGATTATCCGGCGGAACGAGGACCCAAACCTTTATACAACAAACAGTTCCCACTGGCAGATCCCGTGAGTATGGCCGGAACATGTCCACCCAAAACCGAGACGACCAAGAAGAAGAAGTGCTGCAACTGTGACGAAAAAGAGGAAAATGATTAG
- the LOC119550818 gene encoding serine protease grass, which yields MTSPIALLILSALLSLGKLVLSGFLDSQCIPPYGPRVIGGQNARRSPWMAYLIRNGGFACGGSLIAYRFVLTAAHCTQINDNLYVRLGEYDSSRTTDGQTTDYRVINIYRHEQYVSFQHDDIAVLKLDRTVVYNAAVRPICIFTNTGFQSTADRIQDFTLTGWGQSAQHYEMPTTLQAMSLHRVEKHFCGAPSNTICCRNPSKFACFGDSGSPLGALLKYRGVYIFAQFGIVNSVTGNCDGYSIHMDLTSYMPWLLNTLRRNWY from the exons ATGACGTCTCCGATCGCTCTGCTAATTTTGTCAGCATTGCTAAGCCTCGGAAAACTTGTACTCTCTGGATTTCTGGACTCACAATGTATACCTCCATATGGGCCGAGAGTAATTGGTGGTCAAAATGCGCGAAGATCTCCTTGGATGGCTTATTTAATTCGCAACGGAGGTTTTGCATGTGGCGGCTCTCTTATTGCATACC GCTTTGTTCTTACCGCAGCTCATTGCACGCAGATAAACGATAACTT ATATGTTAGATTGGGTGAATACGATTCCTCGAGGACCACAGATGGCCAGACTACGGACTATCgagttataaatatatatcgtCATGAGCAGTACGTAAGTTTCCAGCACGATGATATTGCAGTGCTTAAACTGGATCGCACAGTGGTCTACAATG CTGCAGTCAGACCGATCTGCATTTTTACGAATACTGGATTCCAGTCCACCGCAGACAGGATACAGGACTTTACCTTAACCGGCTGGGGTCAGAGTGCCCAGCACTATGAAATGCCTACGACGCTACAGGCTATGTCCCTCCATCGGGTGGAGAAACACTTTTGCGGGGCACCAAGTAACACTATATGTTGCAGGAATCCCTCGAAGTTTGCTTGCTTCGGGGACTCAGGAAGCCCATTGGGAGCACTGCTAAAGTATAGAGGCGTCTATATCTTTGCCCAGTTCGGAATTGTTAACTCGGTTACGGGAAATTGCGATGGCTATAGCATACACATGGATCTTACGAGCTATATGCCCTGGCTTTTAAACACATTGCGACGTAACTGGTACTAA
- the LOC119550936 gene encoding uncharacterized protein LOC119550936 produces RAGHGRPVLNSSLVSHQNKSRQHRNSKFDPVTLDSVKMLVATLQPGFVTEGVPPLLDCRAPPNPRRCDEEYLLFVLALSISTQLLLMLYVGFAVLQPSSLRKRQFNEGQRRTFASFIFRRLLRQLDEAFCGQDCSKIPEEERLGSCLRSNEKVSLAIQLFRRDALKVLQPGQDLSSDLASDVYYVLDEEEQELDFNGYGCSHTKVEVTEELLMHLLYPERIEPDA; encoded by the coding sequence AGAGCAGGCCATGGTAGACCAGTTCTGAATAGTTCGTTAGTAAGCCACCAGAACAAAAGCCGGCAACATCGAAATTCCAAATTTGACCCCGTGACTCTTGACTCGGTGAAAATGTTGGTGGCCACCTTGCAGCCCGGTTTCGTGACAGAGGGCGTGCCTCCATTATTGGACTGCAGAGCACCACCGAATCCCCGGCGCTGCGATGAGGAGTACCTTCTTTTTGTCCTGGCCCTGTCCATCTCCACCCAGTTGCTCCTGATGCTCTATGTGGGATTCGCCGTCTTGCAGCCGAGTTCTTTGCGAAAGAGACAGTTCAACGAGGGGCAGCGAAGGACCTTCGCTTCCTTCATCTTCCGAAGGTTGCTACGCCAGCTGGATGAGGCTTTCTGTGGGCAGGACTGCAGCAAGATTCCCGAAGAAGAGCGATTGGGCTCCTGCTTGAGGTCAAATGAAAAGGTTTCTCTGGCCATTCAACTGTTCCGACGTGATGCTCTCAAGGTCCTCCAGCCAGGACAGGATCTGTCATCGGACTTGGCCAGCGATGTGTACTATGTGCTGgacgaggaggagcaggaacTGGATTTCAATGGCTATGGATGCTCACACACCAAGGTCGAGGTCACCGAGGAGCTATTGATGCACTTGCTATACCCGGAGCGAATTGAACCCGATGCGTAG
- the LOC119549865 gene encoding putative gustatory receptor 59d: MCFLLTLASRWWNREEFMQVFDEFRRQYSPEILPYCRRRILSKILCATTVDTMHIVITMLRMRKHLTLSVALGTCGLFSTTVVVHVIIMQYFMAMASIRGRYILLNKELQALISETRSLSPNRIGDGVFITKCCSLADRFEKIAKSQSDLQAFIDRLTRVYEVQHWYRWIENGSDLCDLFKKVDSQDQAVVLG; the protein is encoded by the exons ATGTGCTTTTTATTGACTTTAGCCAGTCGATGGTGGAATCGAGAGGAATTTATGCAGGTCTTCGACGAGTTCCGTCGTCAGTACAGCCCGGAGATACTTCCGTACTGCCGGAGAAGAATCCTTAGCAAGATATTGTGCGCCACAACGGTGGATACTATGCATATTGTGATCACTATGCTTAGGATGCGGAAGCACCTAACTTTGTCCGTGGCCCTTGGCACATGCGGTCTCTTTAGCACGACAGTCGTTGTACATGTGATTATTATGCAGTACTTTATGGCCATGGCGAGTATTCGGGGACGATATATCCTCCTGAACAAAGAATTGCAAGCGCTTATATCAGAAACTCGATCCCTGAGTCCCAACCGTATTGGGGATGGGGTTTTTATAACCAAATGTTGCAGCCTGGCCGATCGCTTTGAGAAAATAGCTAAGTCCCAATCTGATTTACAAGCGTTCATCGATCGTTTGACTAGAGTCTACGAAGTTCAG CACTGGTACCGATGGATCGAAAACGGCAGTGACCTCTGCGACCTTTTCAAAAAGGTAGACTCCCAGGATCAAGCTGTAGTGCTGGGATAA